The following are encoded together in the Juglans microcarpa x Juglans regia isolate MS1-56 chromosome 2D, Jm3101_v1.0, whole genome shotgun sequence genome:
- the LOC121251197 gene encoding cyclin-dependent kinase inhibitor 3-like, whose translation MGKYMKKSKITGGDVALLMELAHPPQAASIGVCTRAKALALQRLQKTTPSPAVAPNQDASSLSYLQLRSRRLQKPPLLMKQQPQQPQQPRECCRESPSPRPNSRPRVGQVDSGLVEEYEQGCFGAFCKGSEAEESNDLGVEASFGENNLELDGRDRSTRESTPCSLIRASDSLGTPGSTTRRRTVCTETNQRVRNDMRRNIPTAQEMEEFFVHAEQRQQRIFIEKYNFDVLNDLPLPGRYEWAQIIPGAKFI comes from the exons ATGGGAAAGTACATGAAGAAATCGAAGATCACAGGTGGTGACGTCGCGCTGCTTATGGAGCTCGCGCACCCTCCCCAAGCGGCCTCCATTGGTGTCTGTACTAGAGCCAAGGCTTTGGCCCTCCAACGGCTCCAGAAAACCACTCCCTCACCCGCGGTTGCACCGAACCAAGATGCCTCATCTCTGTCCTACCTACAGCTACGCAGCCGCCGCCTCCAGAAGCCTCCTTTACTCATGAAACAACAGCCGCAGCAACCGCAACAGCCAAGAGAGTGCTGCAGGGAGAGCCCTAGCCCCAGGCCCAATTCGAGACCGAGGGTGGGGCAGGTGGACTCGGGGTTGGTGGAGGAGTATGAGCAGGGGTGCTTTGGTGCATTTTGCAAGGGGAGTGAAGCAGAGGAGAGTAATGATTTGGGGGTCGAGGCTTCGTTTGGAGAAAATAATTTGGAGCTTGATGGCAGAGACAG GAGCACCAGGGAGAGCACGCCTTGTAGTTTGATAAGGGCCTCGGATTCCCTGGGAACCCCTGGTTCAACCACCAGGCGGCGAACAGTTTGTACTGAAACTAACCAGAGAGTTCGGAATGACATGCGAAGAAACATCCCAACAGCACAAGAGATGGAGGAGTTCTTTGTCCATGCTGAGCAGCGACAACAGAGAATATTCATCGAGAA GTACAACTTCGATGTGTTGAACGATTTGCCGCTTCCAGGACGATACGAATGGGCGCAGATTATTCCCGGAGCAAAGTTCATCTAA